In Plasmodium chabaudi chabaudi strain AS genome assembly, chromosome: 9, the sequence atagatCTATTATTAGaagtatatatgtttatgcCTTTTGTTCATCAtccctatatatatactgtTTCAGATGATGGTGCATTAAAACAAGAAAAGGCAGACAGTACCGACCCGAGTAGTTATATCCAGAGCCCCTCAAAAAAGGATATACCATTTTTAGATGTAAAAACAAACAACGAAAATGaaacaatattatttttcttacaaaataaaggaaGAAAAATAGATAATGTAGGTTTaggatatttttataataaaaatataattgaatCATTAATAgatatttgtaaaaaatattgcttTATGAAATTAGACagcttattatttttgttgatCCCATTTAGAAGTATACATATAGATGTATTTAAGATGTATAGAAACtattatgattatattaaaaatataaaaaatgataaaaatagagAGCATACTATTAAAACATTTggtgatatatataataataaaaagaatatcAAATCAGGTGGTAGTATAAATTTCGGCCAATATGCTGAAGACCATGTAAGGAAAGATAAAAGTAATACATCTAGCATGTTTAACAATAATTTTGGAAATATGCGAACTAGCATAAGTAGTAGTAGTAGTAAAAAGGACATGTACAATGGTCATAACTTGGGTGTAAGTTCGAGTCCACAATGTAACACCTTTCACTACTATgataaagaatattttttttctttaaacaatttaataGAACTACGAGATAAAAaggatataataaataatcaaataataataagaattaaaaaaatattaatacaaaataatatacatatatatttaataaaaaagatatatttatcatggattgaaaataaaaaaaatggaaaaacggataatgattttttgaaagatttatatgattttccatattttgataataatgagATGGTGATATATCTTActtctttttgttttctatttcattattatattattacaaatatgtataataaattgattgatataaataattttaaatttagtAAATCATTTATGTTAAGTCCGTCATTTAAAAAGATATGTAAATTATTAGTTTTGTCTCTTTggattgttttaaaaaaatcgatAAATACGATAAGTTTCGAATTAgcaaatatgtatatcaaTCAGGATTGGAAACAAATAGAAGAATTAGTTGATGATATATCAGATGACgtcatatataatgatgaaGATGAACAGCAGGAAAAAGAATGTGAGAAAAAGGAACAGAATGATATAGATTATGTTGATAGGACAGATATTAGTGGATCCGATTTGTTGCACCGAGATtttataacaaatatatcCGATTTTAGTGCATTAAATAGTTCAACAAataaagtaataaaaatagaatataCTGAAgtagaaaatgaaacaaTAAAAGAGTGTgacaatataaataataaacaaatggATTCTTTTAAATGTCTAAATTGTAATGTCGAACATATTTTAGAATGGCTCACCGGTTTAGAAGTAAACGGTATTATGtttgatgaaaaaataacatattGCAACAATTGTcgtaattataaaaataacaacgTAGACacattttatgaaaaaaaatttaatgacAAAACGGTGGGAAATTCAAGTGATATTATACATAGTGGTGAACCGAACTTAAGTCAAAATGTTAAGAGGTATAAGGAGTGTGCAgaagataatgaaaataacaaaataagtAAGCTATCTAATTTGAATTACAATAGACATCAAAAAGAATCAGCATATACACATGCAATGATAAACTACTATCTATATAACAGTGAAAAAAGAGGGCTGAGTTTTATATTACCGAAAATgattaaaaaagtatatgaaataaataagtatttagaaatatttgatgatgaattttttgttattaaggatacatataatttattaaaaaatcgatttaatataattggAGAAagcaataatataaattatagtaacaataattatgatgaagattcctctttatttttagaaaaaaatgatatatatataaataagaatataaaatatgtaacgATATTAGCTAACTATTTATTAAGACGTTGTCCATTTACTCTTCCATTTGATGATCGactattaattttttataaccttcgaaataaaagtaaagaATCAATACGTGATGATACaagatataatattttggaacgtaaatataattatataagacgaacaaatatattcgAAGATGCATTTATaactttaaataaattagattcaataaatataaaacaaaatataagaatCGCTTTTAGAGATCAAAATGGAAATGATGAAACAGGAATAGATGGTGGTGGATTATTCAAAGAATTTATGTTACTTTTGTGTCGAgaaatttttcataataaatttattttatttcaacatgcacaaaataatacacTATTCCCTAAgcaatataaacaaaatgataatttgattttatatgaattttcAGGGAAGGTAGTTGGAAAAGCTATATATGAAAGGATATTAATTGAATCCGTTTTTAATaatctatttttaaatttattattatataatgaaataaatataaatgatttatACTTTCTCGATAAAGAAGTTTTTAAtagtttattatatattcaaaatgcAGAAGATGTTGAAAATTTAGGTTTAACTTTTTGTAcgtatgaaaataaaaatccagatttcttaaatttagaacaatataatgaaattaaaaattattttattaatttaaataaaaatcttaaaaattatgaaaatataaataatcaaaCTGGATCTAATAATtcccttttatttttccaaagcaatcaaaatatgtacaataataacattaacacattttttaatataattgatAATTTAGATGTGTTAATAAATACGTTAGatagaaatatatcaaCTATTTCACGAAACGaagtttatttaaattcgATTTCGTCTCGTACCTCTAGAATGGGCGACAACACAAACAGACATAACACAACCATTCCATCGATTTCTGGtggatatataaatgcattATCTGATCAATCTAGCGAAATGATAGAAATTAATGACGAGCATGGCAAAGCTGATAAAGCAGAATTGTTTGACAATAGTAAGAATGATGACacaaacaattttaataaaaacgaAGTTGATTGTATCGATTTAATAACAGATGGAAGAAACATTAGTGtaacaaatgaaaataaaaaattatatataaagttatatatagattataaatataataaattgatCCAGAAAAAAACTcagcattttttaaaaggaCTATCACAATTAATACCTATAAAATGGTTTAAACTTTTTAGTGCccatgaattaaaaatattaatatccGGAAATGATAAATGTTTTGACGTTAATGATTTATATAAGAATGTTGTATATAGTGGAggatataatgaaaatagtaaaacgattataaacttatttgaaatattaaataattttacttCCAAAGAAAAAAGTTTATTTCTTATGTTTGTAACAAGCTGTTCAAGATCACCATTATTAGGATTTCAAGAATTGTATCCTAAGTTTTGTATATCGAGAGTAGTAGATCGTACAAGATTACCTACTGCATCGACTTGTGTTAATTTGCTGAAATTGCCTGATTATGAAACAAAGGAAATcctttataaaaatttaataacaGCAATTAATGGAACCCAAGGATTTGATTTAagttgatatattttttttttttttttgttaaattcGAATTATGTATGTCCAAGCGTATTCACTACCCGCGTTCGGTCcatgtattttatatgtaacttttttttgcgtttttttcattttttcatttttcgaCTTTTTTTACAACTTGTTTTAACCTTTTCAAAACATTTTACtgaattgtttttttcgaaAACTGTAAGGGGTGAACTACATGGAGGTGTAGAGTCCGACCCCCCTGTTTGCAAAGATACGCCAGTTCTCATTCAGCCGAAAGGAGTGTGAGAAATTTGGTCATCTCACTAAGTAGGTCATTCTTTTGCacaataaaatgaatatattactatgtttattttaatgaaaaaaaagacgaACCAAATTTAGGCTTCCATACAAGTAGCAAAAATAcatcatataaaatttgtttatatgtGGTGggaaaaatggaaatgtATTACCTACTGagatataaaattgtttttataatttttgatgAGTCCACAActgttcattatttttattttctattatttataactttattttatttattaaaatttttataaaaaattaaagaaatcAACGAGCCGAtctgaaatattttttcagcCAATTGCATACGTCGCAGCGCTTTCTATTTTTCACATTTGCCGACctgttattttaaaaaaaatttttatttttatttttaaaattttttattttatttatttt encodes:
- a CDS encoding ubiquitin-protein ligase, putative — protein: MFDGESKNRRINLSGKKNVILNKNTFIEKARKEKEINLAYNKRKNSFKVISNYVQYKANISRRKNEIHNNLLKRVNDVILLEKIVSPTVYTQALEICLYEFSLQSCFIYSKWNCYNYYKYMNFEGIYGPIKILLDIIKLHNKLGLLKNVNYKSSDSLSSETYEPNLKPDESNKDSLKGPDENNNDVKNENVEKNKMYYRHNKEIDILVNHLDILIGNYYVYNLNIYREYYKNGKINKKSKNGVKGTIRHVSNSEQVNQNHLNNLASQNSDHFVILQEYIHCHIDVYESNMIHIYYLYNFILNSQFIEELGNRMINTSNHFRNVGKEKLVESIKKISDYIILTIDGLITVIKQVLLFWNINSELPLFCESKTKLLVYVCDIVYIYFYILKVQGSKLNNNYVNDLKNKINILLDFLLLYIARTNTCYNYYYIFVSLFKYNIFELFASKIDVKNELVKLKQLLILVMKKNIIIDTNIMKNIVYNFESHNIWIYSKKSIIYSQETYDKKHVSGINIFKNVLVFIYINKEIMNDNIIDLLLEVYMFMPFVHHPYIYTVSDDGALKQEKADSTDPSSYIQSPSKKDIPFLDVKTNNENETILFFLQNKGRKIDNVGLGYFYNKNIIESLIDICKKYCFMKLDSLLFLLIPFRSIHIDVFKMYRNYYDYIKNIKNDKNREHTIKTFGDIYNNKKNIKSGGSINFGQYAEDHVRKDKSNTSSMFNNNFGNMRTSISSSSSKKDMYNGHNLGVSSSPQCNTFHYYDKEYFFSLNNLIELRDKKDIINNQIIIRIKKILIQNNIHIYLIKKIYLSWIENKKNGKTDNDFLKDLYDFPYFDNNEMVIYLTSFCFLFHYYIITNMYNKLIDINNFKFSKSFMLSPSFKKICKLLVLSLWIVLKKSINTISFELANMYINQDWKQIEELVDDISDDVIYNDEDEQQEKECEKKEQNDIDYVDRTDISGSDLLHRDFITNISDFSALNSSTNKVIKIEYTEVENETIKECDNINNKQMDSFKCLNCNVEHILEWLTGLEVNGIMFDEKITYCNNCRNYKNNNVDTFYEKKFNDKTVGNSSDIIHSGEPNLSQNVKRYKECAEDNENNKISKLSNLNYNRHQKESAYTHAMINYYLYNSEKRGLSFILPKMIKKVYEINKYLEIFDDEFFVIKDTYNLLKNRFNIIGESNNINYSNNNYDEDSSLFLEKNDIYINKNIKYVTILANYLLRRCPFTLPFDDRLLIFYNLRNKSKESIRDDTRYNILERKYNYIRRTNIFEDAFITLNKLDSINIKQNIRIAFRDQNGNDETGIDGGGLFKEFMLLLCREIFHNKFILFQHAQNNTLFPKQYKQNDNLILYEFSGKVVGKAIYERILIESVFNNLFLNLLLYNEININDLYFLDKEVFNSLLYIQNAEDVENLGLTFCTYENKNPDFLNLEQYNEIKNYFINLNKNLKNYENINNQTGSNNSLLFFQSNQNMYNNNINTFFNIIDNLDVLINTLDRNISTISRNEVYLNSISSRTSRMGDNTNRHNTTIPSISGGYINALSDQSSEMIEINDEHGKADKAELFDNSKNDDTNNFNKNEVDCIDLITDGRNISVTNENKKLYIKLYIDYKYNKLIQKKTQHFLKGLSQLIPIKWFKLFSAHELKILISGNDKCFDVNDLYKNVVYSGGYNENSKTIINLFEILNNFTSKEKSLFLMFVTSCSRSPLLGFQELYPKFCISRVVDRTRLPTASTCVNLLKLPDYETKEILYKNLITAINGTQGFDLS